The following proteins are co-located in the Clostridiales bacterium genome:
- a CDS encoding helix-turn-helix transcriptional regulator: MSASHAEKYKQIGQKIAYYRTQRGLTQQQLADEIGISKSYLSKIESPNTNKPFSLDVLFSLSETLNIKIIDFFKDID, from the coding sequence ATGAGTGCAAGTCATGCAGAGAAATATAAGCAGATTGGGCAGAAAATTGCTTATTATAGAACACAAAGGGGCTTAACACAGCAGCAATTAGCTGACGAAATTGGTATTAGCAAGAGTTATTTAAGCAAAATCGAATCTCCAAATACCAATAAACCATTTTCTCTTGACGTACTATTTTCATTATCAGAGACTCTTAATATTAAAATAATTGATTTTTTTAAAGATATAGACTAA